The genomic DNA aaagtagctagctgaaaataagcataACAGACTTAGTTTAAGCAACAAATTAAAATAtcttaaaaaaagcttttttttgtcaGAAAAGCTGtcaattcaagaatattgttcaaaacatgatttaaaagcaattttttcttgatttaggtgaaaaatgaccaatttaTGGGCTTTATAAGAACAACtagtaatatttacctaaaTGTTGATATTAtttatgccgatcgatcgggtccgatcacgtcattttcaaagtattggaatcggcaaaaaaatatcggccatgccttattttaatatatatattttttaattaaatcattttctaattgtatttaacgttacagacataatatgttacacttatccagagtctttagtttaggcttaaggtagggttatcaaatttatcccaataacggcggtatttttaaaaaaatgtatcacattaaaatatttaacgcaattaattcatgcgctgcacgacccactcacgcattgtcgcgctccatctgtaatggcgccgttttccctatatagagagctaaaaggcagcgtaaaatgagtagagtgaattttggcagcctttggagccttattttatttggctaaaaccttacaatcagtctccctacgattagaaatagcatgggaagcaatgtggggaagcaaggtagcaattgatcattttcttaacaccttatgttattttgcaattggtagcactacgcacagtcctgggtccacttcccatcatgcatttgggttgaatggctgcagtatcatttactgaaagctcaataaatacactagatggcaatatttagtcacaatatacaaagtcacaagtctttctatccatggatccctctcacagaaagaatgttaataatgtaaatgccatcttgaggatttattgtcataataaacaaatacagtacttatgtactgtatgttgaatgtatatatttgtgagagttttattcatttttttcttaatgcattgccaaaatttatatgatcgggaaaaattatcgggaatgattggtattgaatcgggagcaaaaaaaagtaatcggatcgggaaatatcgggatcagcagatactcaaactaaaacgatcggatcgggagcaaaaaaacatgatcggaacaaccctagtcttaACTACTGTTGCTGTTATCTCAAGTATATCATTGGTTTTATCAGACATTTTTGTTTAAATGGTCTCTGAATGGTAATCTGACGCACCTGCCCGGAAAACACgttaaagtctggatctgtggaggatagctggggtagatggcggccgctgtgtctgaccacactcgaagtGGAATGATATCGAGGATGTTTTCTTTTTGGTGCGCTGCTGGCTTCTGCAGGGGATTGGAGATTGTGCCAGGTGGGACAGTGAACGCTGGGACGGTCCTTATGAGGTGGTCAGAAGGACCTAGCGACGCCAGTACCCCAGGCCCTGAGTCCAAAACTGGAATGGCGATGCAACTTACTATGAAGCTGCGCAACCTCgagatgaatgttcgtcggGAGGCAGCAAGGAATGAAAGCTGTGACGATGATTAAGTCGACGAAAGGGGGGTGGCGGACACTGCCTGCCATCGGTCCCGagctattccctatcttctgggtcaaatcaactgaataaactaaccactgaattatgaactaatctactggatctaatcaacataacgagcacattgCCACGATCGACAATGTACTATTGGGAAAAggaacaatcagaggggatggtaaaaaaaaaaacaaaaaaaaacttgtgatcACTACGAAATCTGAGTGTCAAAAATTGctattcgatattttctgcgtcctttagggtatactgggggcgggtttcaataagctttggcttctcccgtctgcccttttctttttgggttgaattaattgtaaacacatataaatgctgtatgtttgttcggatttgtcatgcctgaagggaaaataaataaataaataaagacgtTATACATTTGCAGTGTACACAGTATtttgtagtgttgcaccgacacCATTTTTTGGCTCCAATACCAGGGCGGCCATGGCGCAtttggtagctggagttgtccttggacgCTTGGAAACTGGCCAATTTAACTTCACCtctcaaaatgtgaaaaaaaggcTGTGTTCAAGTATTAGAATACTGGACCGGAAAATGGTATCGGCaccctctttgttggtactcgccgataccgatagcaCCATtttgccccctgccgatactggtatcggtatcaattagtgctgcaacgattaatcgattaactcgagtatttgattagaaaaaatattcgaattttgctgcttcgagtattcgtttaattaaaggggcgttgtaatggtttgttttgaaagtgttcgcctttagttttattgattcgagtggatacactgccctctagtctgcctcattcacatgactgaatccatctgctccctgttaagaccaacataagctgagtttttgcttgagctaatttttttaatgcatttgtaatttagtttaaaggtatatttagccaatttttgtgggaatatgtgtttagagcatttgtttagagcattgtgtaaattgggaaaaaaagtattttatcgcatttaagctagcgtacttttactatgtaagttagccaattgttcttttgttgtacctacttttttttttttaaatgccgtttgaggctcagctaaggtaatttcattttttatgttccttatctgattactcgattattcgaactaactagttcgattaatcgaccactaaaataatcgatagctgcagccctagtatcaATGCATCTTTAGTATttcgtattcatttttttcctttgcttGTGTGTTTCAGATGACAGGGACATGGTACTTgctcaacatggcttccaaatgCTCCTATCTAATCAATCACGGCACCAAAGTGGAACCGACACTCATGACCCtcacaatgtcccccacctcagaCCAATCACTGTTAGTTAATACTAAAACTCGTCAGTAAGTACACTCTGATCAGATTATTtcccttaaatctagtcaaataattgtcTCCATCTTGTTTGGAGTATTAAAGActcgttaacagattaatgcgacaGATTATTCCACcttctttaagtaaatattactctttgttcttattaagcccatacatctgaaAGACAATCAAGAAatatttgctttcaaataatgcttTGAACAATATCAACAtctgtacctctacttacgaacatctcaacatacagaattttcaggttaagacacacctcaGGATATGgaaggcaaaaaaaatacagtacggcTGATAGTCGCAGCTTCCAGAgtgtactgaacgtaacatacttttagccagtggcgcctccagaaattttccataggggtggccagatggggccacttaaaattttggggtggccaaaactaaaagccttaatttcaggttttcattatattattgcagtaaaaaggtcaggggaaaactatcagaaagacttaaggacacggctactgatatactttggtgtattgtgtaatatttgatgttactaatgatttaatgtgcatagtccataaactgtccagtcaacattttgagttccacaacaattctgttttattgtgttatgtatatactacgcataaggtgtacatttaactacggctgtcaaacgattaaaaattttcatcgagttaaccacagcttaaaaattaattaatcgtaattaatcgcaattcaaaccatctctaaaatatgccatatttttctgtagattattgctggaatggaaagacaagacaagagtgatatatacattcaacatactgtacataagtactgtatttgtttattataacaataaatccacaagatgacattaacattgtttctgtgaaagggatcgatggatagaaagacttgtaattcttaaaggataaacgtgagtttgtatattgtaactaaatattgccatctagtgtatttgttgagctttcagtaaacgatactgtagcgacttaactgttctgcccaaatacatgattggaagtggtgcaaccatgactgtgggtggtggctgcaaatgctatatcttctctgcgttgggtacactacatggtggtaagaaaaagatcaactcctgtcattcttcccaacatcgcttcccacaatatttatagttgctgtgggagagatgaaaaagcttttgccaattaaaagcacggccccaatgaatgcttgtatctactccactctgcctctcATCTCTGTAtaaaagtaaaacggcgccattgtaggctgtttgcggcaatgcgtgaatgagtcgtaccgcgaatgcattaattgcgataaatattttcacgtgattatttaaaaaaaaaaaaaaaattaccgcccattaacgcgataaatttgacagccctacatttgacaaaacaaaataaatgcattcatttgggatgaaatgcataactgatgctacaacaatctaacgatatactggcaagtggggtggccaaccaatttataggggtggtcgtggccacccctggccaccccctggtggcgccactgatttTAGCTGCTCTGCCGttcgctattgcctagcattactggcatccaattggctaagagggacctgtactatatttgtttgtgTGTATCCGAGCGTCCTTTTCATTTGCCCCtcttgttccgacagctttacatgggtGTTCAAGTAGTCCCAGGGTTTTTTCtcgtcgtttttgttttttttaatgttgacttctgttttgtgatgcatgcttttattttggcgcaggatgccttgaacaggaagtgagagcATGTACAGACACCCAAAAACGGCACGCGCACACAGGGCAGCCAAGTGACAgggtgacagcctgcgcgcacatatgttgcttgtgaagcatccagaggcgatggctgtatataaccccttATGTATAGATTatagtgcgttttcaattgtggttgaatacttggggcgagtttatgtgtttttattatatacggactgatacatgctaatcgtttgttattgttGTATCAGCAGCAACTTGTTGTCAGACTGAGACGACGAGGTGGACTCAGTTGCGGAGTTTCGggcaaaaaagttttattttgaaaacaaaggttcttccgctgacatgcggggatgagaaaaAGTACAAACAGAAAGCGCTCCAACGGAGGAATGTGTCAGaatgactagaataaaaaataaggtttcaaacacaaagcactccaaaagggaggtaaggcaaaaacaaagcgctccaaatggaggaaaaagtcaAGCTGGCTCGGATCAAATTTAcaaacacaaagcactccaaatggaggataatgCACAGAATAACTATGATAGCTATGGCGtgaggctgacgtgactgaccttagatgaaagacacttctgcacaatacaagggaaactaaggcaatatatacacagggggtaatggggaacaggtggaaacaataggtgattaggtgaccagaggaagggcaagtacacAGAAACgaggagggtgaagccttcaaaataaaacaggaaatgacatgacacttGTAAGCGCATATTTGaactgctgttattgaagatgaaaaagatttcatttaatttttatcttagtttcattctgcaagtgttgaattCATGAGCAGATGAATTAATACACAGacatctgacatcgtcatttcggagctaagCTTGCCATCTTGctcggacttagctccaacgtctcggGAAGGACGGTACAATGAGGTATAACAcatgtttttgtttagtttatttatatttaacttagggctgtcaaaattatcgcgttaacgggcggtaattaattttttaaattaatcacgttaaaatatttgacgcaattaacgcacctgccccgctcaaacagattaaaatgacagcacagtgcaatgccaacttgttcattgtgttttttggagttttgtcgccgtctgctggcgcttgggtgcgactgattttatgggcttaagcacccatgagcattgtgtaattgacatcaacgatggcgggctactggtttattttttgattgaaaattttacaaattttattaaaacaaaaacattaagaggggttttagtataaaatttctataacttgtactaacatttatcttttaagaactacaagtctttctatccatggctcgctttaacagaatgttaataatgttaatgccatcttgttgatttattgttataataaacaaatacactacttatgtactgtatgttgaatgtatatatccatcttgtgtctcaccttttccaacaataatttacagaaaaatatggcatattttatagatggtttgaattgcgattaatttttgagctgtaattaactcaattaaaaaatttaatcgtttgaaagcccCAATTGATTTATAGAGGTATTTTAAGGGTTGATACATTAGTCtgatttatgtttattgtgcgatAATATAATTGTATCATGTATTTGCTAcatgttttaatgcatttttatgcattgtaAAAGATTAATATTtgaattttggggggtggggcttGGACCGGATTAGGTCATTTACATGGACAACGagcctctacttacagaatttgcaAATTACAATACTACTCCcggaaccaattaattttgtaagtagaggttccACTGTTTTCTTAATTGAAAACATTTCagacaaactttttttaaaagatcAAATATacaaatgtattgcttaaaataagtatgttaaatttattttcagcaaagtatttttgaaatacctcgaaaacaagggaattgaaCTCGTTTTAAGGAGTGATGTATTTGCAGTGTACACAGTACAATAAGAATAATGAATGTTTTAAGCAACAGATTTCCTTCTGGGATGCACTGCCACGGGATGAACATTCTCTGATCTGCTGTGAGACAAGCTGTCTAAACAAAAGTGACCCTAAATTTTCTTGTCACATTTCAGTAATCATCAGTGTTGGGAAATAATGCAGATGTACCATTTAACTTCAACACCAGGACGGTTGACACTTCCAGGTTGTTCTTGGATAACCCTGTTTTAAAAGTGCTATAATATGAGCATAACATCTTGGCTGAAACATCGTTTCCTCAATTAGGAACTCACCCTGACCTGAACATCGATATCGTCATTGGAGAAACAGATTACACCTCCTATGCCATCATGTATTATCAGAAACGAGGCAAGATCACCATGAAACTCTATGGTGAGCTAATTTCTAAATAAACGTTAATACTGATAGTATTGAGATTAGAAGAAAATGTTTTGATGTCATGCTGTTTTTATGCCTTATATTCAGGAAGGTCAGTTGACAATCTATTAGAACCATTGCTGACCAAGTTTGAGCAACTTGCTGAAAAACAAGCTTTGGGACTGGCGTACCTTTTCCCGTTCCCTACCTACAGTACGTCCTGTGATTCATTATTGTGATGTAATACTGtgttattttagctgtaaaatgaCTTGAGAAGTAAGACTAAAAATAACCACCACagctaggaaaaaaaaaaaaaaaaaagatacatagcATTGATACTACTGCCATCTAAAAAGATTCTATTTTCTTTTTCAGGTCACTGTGGTGATGTTGACCAGCATCACAAAATCAGTAAGttgtaagaaaacaaacaaacaaacaaacaaacacaaatgatTATGGTCATTAAAACCAAAACTGTCATGCCAATTCTCAAATTGCAGTCGGTTTTGCACATAATGAAATAACAGTAGCCATGTCCTTTGTAAACACATACAGTGTCAGTGATCCGTCGCTAgagggcgcttcaaacttcgcaccctcagcctatcgcagattttttatcagttaaaaaacaatacagtattttatttaaaatcaagtgttttattgtttgcATGCGTGTTGTTtttaacataagtgtacatacagtggggagaacaagtatttgatacactgccaattggcagtgtgtgttacagctttacaaattgtcaaaattgaagtaaaaagcttctaaACAGGACGGAACacgttaataaaataaatagatactGTGAGGCACAATAAGGAACTATTTgcgcaacttaaaaaaaaacaaaacaactggagacaaaatggcggatgatTCTTTGGCACtgaaaagtcgaaatcacataagtAGGCTATGTCGACTACCTGTATATTATCAGATTACTTTTGTgaaaccctttggaatttcttatATGTCTGCATGAATTAATCATATTGCATAACATCGTCTCCTTTGGTAGCAATAACCTCTAGCAAGTGTTTATTGGAGCTGCAGATCAGACGAGCACAGCCTACTGCATGAATTGTGTAACATTCCTGTTTGAAAAATTGCGACATTTGTTGTTGATGGGGCAGTTTGTGAGATTTTGATCATGCCCACCAATTGGAATTTACCAAAAAATTGCAAAGGGTCCacattttcccccctttttttctATCCTAAAGTCTATTTCAGTAAGTTACTATATATCCTCTGACAAGTTATTGGAAGAGAGCCCTGTGCCTCTCCCCCAAAACACATCCCATCTGCCAGACATGTGTTCGCTCGCCATTGTGTAACAATCATCAATTTTAATTTCGTCAGCAACCTCTTACCCAAGCTGTCCTGATGAATTTATCAGCACACAATGGAATTTAATCAATCTCTTCTTGTGTTACAGACTGTGTTGTGTCCCTACATGCTGAAACAGCAAAACATCCATCCAGCTGCATAACCAAAGCAGTCTTAATCGGTATAAATAAACAGCTAACAAATCTCTTCTTGTGTTACAGACTGTGTCCCTACATGCTGAAACAGCAAAACATCCATCCAGCTGCAAACCAAACCAGTCTTAATCGGTATAAATAAATAGCTAACAAATTAAAGacgaacaataaaataaaacggACCCTGTAATATCGGTGCATTACTCTGCATGTTTTATCCACCACCAACACAATCATAATCATATCAtacctacactgctggccaaaagtattggcacccctgcaattctgtcagataatgattgcaattacaaatgctttggtagtaatattttcatttattttgcttgcaatgaaaaaaacaatgaaatcattaacattttacaaaaaacaaaaatgggccggacaaaagtatcggcaccgttagcctaatacttggtagcacaacctttagacaaaataactgcgaacaactgcttccagtatccatcaatgagtttcttacgatgctctgctggaattttacaccattcttctttggccaactgctccaagtcTCAGATTTGAAGCGTGCCTtcgccaaactgccattttcagatctccccAGGTCTGgattcattgctggccacttaagaagtctccagtgctttctctcaaaccattttctagtactttttgaagtgtgttttgggtcattgtcctgctggagggagacccagctttctcacaccaggccctacattatgctgcaaaatttcttggtagtcttcagacttcataatgccatgaacacagtcaagcagtccagtgccagaggcaccaaagcaaccccaaaacaccagggaacctccaccatgtttgactgtgtggaccatgttcttttctttgaaggcctcattttttcccctctttaaactatgttgatgccttctctcaaaaagctctacttttgtctcatctgaccagagaacattcttcaaaaACGTTTTAGGCTTTGTCAGGTAACTTTTGGTAAAGtccaacctggcttttgtatgtctctgggtcagaagtggagtcttcctgggtatcctgccATAGAGTCCCTCATTCAgacggttgacactgttgtaccctcggactgcaggacagcttgaacttgtttggatgttattcaaggttctttatccaccatccgcacaatctttcgttgaaatttctCGTCAATTTCCTTTCCGTCCAATTCTAGGGTGGTTAACCAAAGtggcatgggctttacacttattgacgacactgcgcacggtagacacaggaacattcaggtctttggagatggacttgtcgcCTTGAGAtttcccatgcttcctcacaagagTCCtatgacagttctttggtcttctttcttttctccatggtcAATACggcacacacaaggacacaggacagaggttgagtcaactttaatccattttaactggctgcaagtgtgatttagttattgccacaggTAGGTGctcttaattacacaaattaaagaggcatcaaatgatttttccaaagggtgccaacacttttgcctggttttgtgtaaaatgatgttttaaaacaaatttcgattcccttttgtattttttgattgcaagcgaaatcaatgaagatattactaccaaagcatttttaattgcattcatttgctgggagaaattgagcattatctgacggaattgcaggggtgccaatacctttggccagcagtgtcatTCCGCCATTGTGTCTGTATGTATGATGTAATAAAACGCAAATGGAAACCAGATGTGCAATTTCAAGGAATTTGGAGAGTTTTGTTATACAACGATAacttataaaacaaaaacaaaaagacttGGGTGTGTTtgtgatttttgtgtgtgttacatAAGCATCAGGGGACCAGTTGGTGCatgttttcccctcatttttattaccatttttttttttatgtggctgaAGAATTTACTTTTATTATTCTGACTAAAATGTAAAGCAAATTAATATGGGATTGTAATTGAATAGTTATTTATTCTTATAGGATAATTAGAATCTTTCTAACTTTATTACAGAGACTACAACTCGCAAGGTCGTCAAtcttggccagaggaagaaTGAGTTTATTTCTGTGGATTTcagtaaacagaaaaacaaatagttaaagtggtgtgaaaaagtatctgaaccttttgaaatttctcacatttctgcataaagtcaccatcaaatgggttctgatctttttcaaaatgacacagatgaaaatacagtatctgctttaactaaaaccacccacgcGTTTatcggtttttatattttaatgaagatagcatgcaaacaatgacagaaggggggaaaaaaataagtgaaccctctgcctaaggagacttaaagagcaattaaaacttatttttaccaaacaatttaagtcatgagtgattgggcacacacctgagtgttttaaagctgccctgcccactataaaacacacacctggtaagaattgtcatgatgagaagcactgtctgatgtgaatcatggctcggtcaaaagagctgtctgaagacccgcgatcaaggattgttgatttgcataaagctgggaaaagatacaaaaccatctctaaaagtctggatgttcatcagtcgacagtcagagaagttgtccacaaatggagagtttggcactgttgcttcttgcCCAAGGAGtgcccatccaccaaagataacaccaagagttcagcgcagaatacttagagaggtcaaaaagaaccctagagtgtctgctaaagacttacagaaatcactggcacagtcagatatctctgtgcacacatcaactgtgTAAAGTCACTGCTgtccaaaataaaacattgttgctcgtttaatatttgcaaaaaggcacttgga from Corythoichthys intestinalis isolate RoL2023-P3 chromosome 20, ASM3026506v1, whole genome shotgun sequence includes the following:
- the c8g gene encoding complement component C8 gamma chain; its protein translation is MAGVRILMLTLGVLMFVCLWGATEAVGGAKSRPRPQRRPRKKPKVDPIDVTPPQKNVDIQQMTGTWYLLNMASKCSYLINHGTKVEPTLMTLTMSPTSDQSLLVNTKTRHNHQCWEIMQMYHLTSTPGRLTLPGTHPDLNIDIVIGETDYTSYAIMYYQKRGKITMKLYGRSVDNLLEPLLTKFEQLAEKQALGLAYLFPFPTYSHCGDVDQHHKINCVPTC